The following are encoded together in the Blautia obeum ATCC 29174 genome:
- a CDS encoding P-loop NTPase has translation MKIAVCGKGGCGKSTVTSLLAKALARRGKEILVIDSDESNYGLHRQLGMKLPRDFTDYFSGKQNVLNDMMLSKFTHQFFEEIWTIDDIPEDYYSLKDGVKLMSSGKIHQANEGCSCAMGTVMTQFIQNLRLTEDQFALMDMEAGIEHFGRGIDNGVDLILIIIDPSYESLQLSKKIGELSESIRKPFYYVLNKVTKENQEMMYEAVWNSSRVAASLSADSSIMGEGLMGKELSEKPDAIENLTEFLLSI, from the coding sequence ATGAAAATAGCAGTTTGCGGAAAAGGCGGATGTGGAAAAAGTACAGTAACCAGTCTTTTGGCTAAGGCTTTAGCCAGACGAGGAAAAGAAATTTTGGTAATTGATTCCGATGAATCTAATTATGGTCTACACCGACAGCTAGGTATGAAGCTTCCCAGAGATTTTACAGATTATTTCAGTGGTAAGCAAAATGTTTTAAATGATATGATGTTATCAAAATTTACTCATCAGTTTTTTGAGGAAATCTGGACTATAGATGATATACCGGAAGATTATTATAGTCTGAAGGACGGTGTAAAACTGATGAGCAGTGGAAAAATCCATCAGGCAAATGAAGGGTGTTCTTGTGCTATGGGAACAGTTATGACTCAATTTATCCAAAATCTCAGGCTTACAGAAGACCAATTTGCGCTAATGGATATGGAGGCTGGTATTGAACACTTTGGACGTGGAATTGATAACGGTGTAGATTTGATATTGATAATCATAGATCCATCATATGAATCCCTACAGCTTTCCAAAAAAATCGGGGAATTATCGGAAAGTATTCGAAAACCATTTTATTACGTTCTCAATAAAGTAACAAAAGAGAATCAGGAAATGATGTATGAAGCTGTATGGAATTCAAGTCGAGTCGCTGCGTCTCTTAGTGCGGATTCTAGTATTATGGGAGAGGGACTGATGGGGAAAGAACTATCAGAAAAACCAGATGCTATTGAAAACTTAACAGAATTTCTACTTTCTATTTAA
- a CDS encoding LytR/AlgR family response regulator transcription factor — translation MIQIAVVEDEEIYVKQLTEYIRKYQTERGRSIKVTVFGDGEDITENYSGGFDIILMDIQMQFMDGMTAAEKIRQMDQKVIIMFITNMIQYAVRGYEVDAMDYVVKPVEYFSFSQKLDKAIGRIRSEAKEFLMITIGEGIVKTDIADIYFIEGQGHNAVFHTLRGDYSSRVTLKELEEKLIVHNFFRCAKGYLVNMNHVEGIVGSDCVIHSVHIPVSRTRKKEFMNKLLQNLNMD, via the coding sequence ATGATACAGATTGCAGTTGTGGAAGATGAAGAAATTTACGTAAAACAATTAACAGAGTATATCCGGAAATATCAAACGGAAAGGGGAAGATCAATAAAGGTTACAGTATTTGGTGATGGAGAAGATATCACAGAGAATTACAGTGGCGGTTTTGACATTATTCTGATGGATATCCAAATGCAGTTTATGGACGGTATGACAGCAGCAGAAAAAATCCGTCAGATGGATCAGAAAGTAATTATCATGTTTATCACAAATATGATCCAATATGCAGTACGTGGATATGAAGTTGATGCAATGGATTATGTAGTAAAACCAGTTGAGTATTTTTCTTTTTCGCAGAAACTGGATAAAGCAATTGGACGTATTCGTTCTGAAGCAAAGGAATTTCTTATGATTACGATTGGAGAAGGAATCGTAAAAACAGATATAGCAGATATCTATTTTATTGAAGGACAGGGACATAATGCAGTTTTTCATACTTTAAGAGGGGATTACAGTTCCAGAGTTACGTTAAAGGAACTGGAAGAAAAATTGATAGTTCATAATTTCTTCCGGTGCGCCAAGGGGTATCTGGTAAACATGAATCATGTAGAAGGCATTGTTGGTTCTGACTGTGTGATTCATAGTGTACATATACCAGTCAGCAGAACTAGAAAAAAGGAATTTATGAATAAACTTTTGCAAAATCTGAACATGGATTAA
- a CDS encoding cobaltochelatase CobT-related protein — MEDVRWPAEQLEEHRLEVSNRIRNLFWTVSGDYDIEFEPDTEKYVYSKQTVLYEAVKQGAFARYFDQKKLGMYLMKKIYFSAGEDMLLPLTGLCMDAAVNRFIIRERLGTKEIREQAFRELEKAEEEQVSDKAGTDLIHRIRLLYIRHVLENTDDKGMEPQAEIALYKILSLKDAENTEDVINVIDEIYNHVLDPSFEKRNGNLEKILNLPDMALANDAWQECMTDEQMEDIIQKYLSNLKKKMMSLDIRNKKKKRFYFSPENEEVPKSSENINPQAVRRIREYVELNYGKSYLSESEQVRVNRKFCTGIHKNCILYLTDGILQSPVIKNNQYRFSQLQFEKNKAYYGNNHWIIKRNISVLAESLKRAFIIRKDDFVSRSDAGQLVPERLWKIGRTDDDKLFNRKKRSDDSEFVIDVLIDSSGSQADRQAQVAAQGYIISEALSQAGIPHRVTGYCAFWGYTVLQRFRDYEDPRETNERIFQFRAYANNRDGLALKTVSSSLMERPEKNKILIVLSDGKPCDMSIQRPGTRQPKIYDGEKAAKDTAYEVRRARNQGIFVIGIFVGNEEELSVEKRIYGKDFAYIRNISNFSRMVGTFLRRQIDME; from the coding sequence ATGGAGGATGTCAGATGGCCGGCGGAACAACTGGAAGAACATCGTCTGGAGGTCAGCAATCGTATCAGAAATCTTTTTTGGACAGTCAGTGGTGATTATGATATAGAATTTGAACCGGACACAGAAAAATATGTTTATTCAAAACAAACGGTTCTATATGAGGCAGTGAAGCAGGGTGCCTTTGCACGATATTTTGATCAGAAGAAACTTGGCATGTATTTGATGAAAAAAATATATTTTTCTGCTGGAGAAGATATGCTTTTGCCTCTTACTGGATTATGCATGGATGCTGCAGTGAATCGTTTTATCATTCGAGAACGTTTGGGAACAAAGGAAATCAGAGAACAGGCGTTCAGAGAATTGGAAAAAGCCGAGGAAGAGCAAGTATCAGACAAAGCTGGAACAGACCTGATTCACAGGATTAGGCTTCTGTATATAAGGCATGTTCTGGAGAACACAGACGATAAGGGAATGGAGCCACAGGCAGAGATTGCATTGTACAAGATTCTTTCTCTGAAGGATGCGGAAAATACGGAAGATGTCATAAACGTGATAGACGAGATTTATAATCATGTTCTGGATCCCTCTTTTGAAAAAAGAAATGGAAATCTGGAGAAGATTCTGAATTTGCCGGATATGGCATTGGCCAATGACGCGTGGCAGGAATGCATGACAGATGAACAGATGGAAGACATCATTCAAAAATATCTTTCTAATCTCAAAAAAAAGATGATGAGTCTGGATATCAGAAACAAAAAGAAAAAAAGATTTTATTTCTCGCCGGAAAATGAAGAAGTTCCGAAAAGCTCGGAAAATATAAATCCACAGGCAGTGCGACGAATACGGGAATATGTGGAACTGAATTACGGAAAATCGTATCTAAGTGAATCGGAGCAGGTCAGAGTCAACCGGAAATTTTGTACAGGAATCCATAAAAACTGTATCCTGTATCTTACAGATGGAATTTTACAGAGCCCTGTGATAAAAAATAATCAATACCGTTTTTCTCAGCTGCAGTTTGAAAAAAATAAAGCCTATTATGGAAATAATCACTGGATCATCAAAAGAAATATTTCTGTGTTGGCAGAGTCACTGAAACGGGCATTTATAATCCGAAAGGATGATTTTGTCAGCAGATCTGATGCAGGGCAGCTTGTTCCTGAGAGGTTATGGAAAATTGGAAGAACAGACGATGACAAGTTATTTAATAGAAAAAAAAGATCTGATGATTCTGAGTTTGTAATAGACGTCCTGATTGATTCCAGTGGTTCCCAGGCTGACAGACAGGCTCAGGTAGCGGCTCAGGGATATATTATCAGTGAAGCATTAAGCCAGGCAGGAATTCCTCATCGGGTGACAGGATACTGTGCTTTCTGGGGATATACAGTACTTCAGAGATTTCGGGATTATGAAGATCCAAGGGAAACAAATGAAAGAATCTTTCAATTTCGGGCATATGCCAATAACAGAGATGGGCTTGCACTGAAAACAGTCTCTTCCTCTCTCATGGAGCGACCGGAAAAAAATAAGATTTTAATCGTATTAAGTGATGGAAAACCCTGTGATATGAGCATACAACGACCAGGAACCCGCCAGCCCAAGATCTATGACGGAGAAAAAGCTGCGAAAGATACTGCATATGAGGTGCGTCGGGCCAGAAATCAGGGAATTTTCGTAATTGGTATTTTTGTAGGGAATGAAGAAGAGCTCTCCGTGGAAAAGAGAATCTATGGAAAAGATTTTGCCTATATTCGTAATATCAGCAATTTTTCCCGTATGGTAGGAACTTTTTTGCGAAGACAAATTGATATGGAATGA
- a CDS encoding ATP-binding protein — MLYQDIPRIYTAIAEWGACLVYLYMLKREKMKSAHFFIGVLLMLALQCAFLVATGNVSEVLWIPCMIIAVAIMYVFLMVGGSMKPLGAGYCCARAFVLAEFVASLQWQIVSIVQVRGIQSFWTEILITIIVFGGCFVIDIYLERDFLKQDYLQQMTVKEVVAAAIMAVTIFAFSNLSFLSENVPFASKERADIFSMRTLIDFGGIAILHAYQSRISEYIAEKELSAMNVILKSQYDQYRNYQDSLDLIQMKYHDLKHQITALRAESDAEKRKKWIDAMEEEVSAFENMSKTGNQVLDTILAAKIFHCRKNHIQITCVADGKLLDFIHVTDLCSIFGNALDNAIEHVIMIPEAEKRLIHLTVSAKKSFVFIKIENYCEDKIQKNENDLITTTKADRQNHGFGLKSIRTVVEKYNGSVDFGVDQNWFELKILLPRVM; from the coding sequence ATGTTATACCAGGATATTCCAAGAATTTATACAGCAATTGCGGAGTGGGGAGCGTGTCTGGTTTATCTCTATATGTTGAAAAGAGAAAAAATGAAATCTGCACATTTTTTTATTGGTGTGTTGCTCATGCTGGCATTGCAGTGTGCTTTTCTGGTTGCGACAGGTAATGTATCAGAGGTTTTATGGATTCCCTGTATGATTATTGCTGTTGCTATAATGTATGTATTTCTTATGGTTGGAGGAAGCATGAAACCTCTTGGGGCAGGCTATTGCTGTGCCAGAGCATTTGTGTTGGCAGAGTTTGTTGCTTCTCTGCAGTGGCAGATTGTATCTATTGTACAGGTGAGAGGAATTCAAAGTTTCTGGACTGAAATTTTGATTACGATTATAGTTTTCGGTGGTTGCTTTGTCATTGATATTTATCTGGAAAGGGATTTTCTGAAACAGGATTATCTTCAGCAGATGACTGTAAAAGAAGTTGTAGCAGCAGCAATCATGGCAGTTACAATCTTTGCGTTCAGTAATCTGAGTTTTTTGAGTGAAAATGTACCATTTGCAAGCAAAGAACGTGCAGATATTTTTTCTATGAGAACCCTGATTGATTTTGGAGGAATTGCAATCCTGCATGCTTATCAGAGCAGGATTAGTGAGTATATTGCCGAAAAAGAACTTTCAGCAATGAATGTGATCCTGAAAAGTCAATATGACCAGTATCGAAACTATCAGGACAGTCTGGATCTCATTCAGATGAAATATCATGATTTGAAGCATCAGATCACAGCACTTCGTGCCGAATCAGATGCGGAAAAACGCAAGAAGTGGATTGATGCCATGGAGGAAGAAGTTTCTGCATTTGAAAATATGAGCAAGACAGGTAATCAGGTGCTGGATACAATTCTTGCAGCTAAAATTTTTCATTGTCGAAAAAATCATATACAGATTACCTGTGTGGCAGATGGTAAGTTGCTAGATTTTATACATGTAACAGATTTGTGTTCCATTTTTGGAAATGCACTGGATAATGCAATTGAACATGTAATTATGATACCGGAAGCGGAAAAAAGACTGATTCATCTGACGGTATCTGCAAAAAAGAGTTTTGTATTTATTAAAATAGAAAATTACTGTGAAGATAAAATTCAGAAAAATGAAAATGATCTGATTACAACAACAAAAGCAGATCGACAAAACCATGGATTTGGTTTAAAAAGCATTCGTACTGTTGTGGAGAAATATAATGGTTCTGTGGATTTTGGAGTAGATCAGAACTGGTTTGAATTAAAGATTCTTTTACCCAGAGTAATGTAA
- a CDS encoding glycoside hydrolase family 3 C-terminal domain-containing protein gives MISVEMEDVLAVLQLCKPYIIGIVAALVIGIVIMIACRRMCRDKRFLIRREAAIAMVLAVVVCVNMICFGPMATLIGLATGNGTLSDETNEEAAEAAEEIMEDGIVLLKNESLLPLNETKKLNIFGWESINPAYGGAGSGGINDLYDIVSLNQGLENAGFSINQDLVDFYNNYGADNPEMSIQKQSWTLPEPPADTYSDELIESAKEYSDVAVVVLSRKAGEGHNDIPMDVSKAAYDNNSDAYDDFPEGEHYLQLSQTEKDMVDMVCDNFDDVIVIYNGANQFELGFTDEYPQIKSVVWCPGTGNVGFNALGKVFSGEVNPSGKTPDTFIYDMTTAPWWNNGEKIEYTNLADMAVEGMNAGSPQVYAPAFTNYVEGIYVGYKYYETAAQEGFIDYDKTVQYPFGYGLSYTEFEQKMGELEEKDGQISVDVEVTNTGDVAGKDVVEVYYNPPYTNGGIEKASANLIEFAKTDLLQPGDSQTVTVTFDVEDMASYDENDAEAYVLEKGDYVISINRDSHTVLDQKTYTVDDTVVYAGENKRASDDTAAVNVFEDAKGDITYLSRADHFANYEEATAAPASVELGEPYVSEYHLNSNFDKTTYLNDEDVMPTTGADNGLTLADMRDADYDDPRWEKLLDQLTVDEMANMIAMAGYQTAAMDSVGKVATLDFDGPAAINNNFTGVGSIGFPIEVVIASTWNKELAQTWGECMGKISQEMGAEGWYAPGMNTHRTAFGARNYEYFSEDGVLAGNMGANAVEGARKYGVYSYIKHFALYEGNAKMVSVWSNEQAIREIYLKPFEVSVKQGGANAVMVSWSFLGDKWTGECSNLMNTVLRDEWGFRGMALTDFFRNNGHGFMNADAALANGVDAMLSTFNGEENNVANPEHPTSVLQMRNACKNVMYTVVSSWAYDGEHEETGMENWKKAGIGIDIVVALLAVGMEVLIIKGYKKRKNAE, from the coding sequence ATGATCAGTGTTGAAATGGAAGACGTCCTGGCGGTATTACAGTTGTGCAAACCGTATATTATCGGTATTGTTGCTGCACTTGTAATTGGAATCGTAATTATGATCGCGTGCCGCAGGATGTGCAGGGACAAAAGATTTCTGATAAGAAGGGAAGCTGCGATCGCAATGGTTCTTGCAGTTGTTGTCTGCGTGAATATGATCTGTTTTGGACCAATGGCTACGTTGATTGGACTTGCAACGGGAAATGGAACTTTAAGCGATGAAACAAATGAAGAAGCTGCGGAAGCAGCAGAAGAAATTATGGAAGACGGAATTGTTCTTCTGAAGAATGAAAGCCTGCTTCCTTTAAATGAAACAAAAAAACTGAATATTTTTGGCTGGGAATCTATTAATCCGGCTTACGGAGGAGCTGGCTCAGGAGGAATCAATGATCTGTATGATATTGTCAGCCTGAATCAGGGACTTGAAAATGCAGGATTTTCTATTAATCAGGATCTTGTTGATTTTTATAATAATTATGGTGCAGATAATCCGGAAATGTCAATTCAGAAACAGAGCTGGACATTACCAGAACCACCGGCAGATACATACAGTGATGAACTTATTGAAAGTGCAAAAGAATATTCAGATGTGGCAGTTGTGGTTCTTTCAAGAAAAGCAGGTGAAGGTCATAACGATATTCCGATGGATGTAAGCAAAGCAGCTTATGACAATAACTCTGATGCGTATGACGATTTCCCGGAAGGAGAGCATTATTTACAGCTTTCCCAGACAGAAAAAGACATGGTAGACATGGTCTGTGATAATTTTGATGATGTTATTGTAATTTATAATGGCGCAAACCAGTTTGAACTTGGATTTACAGATGAATATCCACAGATTAAGTCTGTTGTATGGTGTCCTGGAACTGGAAATGTCGGATTTAATGCACTTGGAAAAGTATTTTCCGGTGAAGTAAATCCTTCTGGAAAAACACCGGATACATTTATTTACGACATGACAACTGCTCCATGGTGGAACAATGGAGAAAAGATTGAATATACTAACCTGGCAGATATGGCAGTTGAAGGAATGAATGCAGGATCTCCGCAGGTATACGCTCCAGCATTTACAAACTATGTAGAAGGAATCTATGTAGGGTACAAGTATTACGAAACAGCAGCACAGGAAGGCTTTATCGATTACGATAAAACAGTACAGTATCCATTTGGATATGGACTGAGTTATACAGAATTTGAACAGAAAATGGGTGAACTGGAGGAAAAAGACGGACAGATTTCTGTAGATGTAGAAGTAACCAATACAGGAGATGTTGCAGGAAAAGATGTAGTAGAAGTGTATTACAATCCACCGTATACGAATGGCGGGATCGAGAAAGCTTCTGCAAATCTGATTGAGTTTGCAAAAACAGACCTGCTTCAGCCAGGAGATTCTCAGACAGTCACAGTTACATTTGATGTAGAAGATATGGCATCTTATGATGAGAATGACGCAGAAGCGTATGTCCTCGAAAAAGGAGATTATGTGATTTCTATTAACAGGGATTCACATACCGTTTTAGACCAGAAAACTTATACCGTAGATGACACTGTGGTATATGCAGGCGAAAATAAAAGAGCATCAGATGATACTGCTGCAGTAAATGTATTTGAAGATGCAAAAGGAGATATAACATATCTGTCACGTGCGGATCATTTTGCAAATTATGAAGAGGCTACAGCAGCACCGGCATCTGTAGAGCTGGGTGAGCCATATGTTTCTGAATATCATCTGAACAGCAACTTTGATAAGACTACATATCTCAATGATGAGGATGTAATGCCGACAACGGGAGCTGATAATGGACTTACATTAGCTGATATGCGTGATGCTGATTATGACGATCCTCGTTGGGAAAAACTTCTGGATCAGCTTACTGTTGATGAAATGGCAAATATGATTGCGATGGCTGGTTATCAGACAGCAGCTATGGATTCTGTGGGAAAAGTGGCTACACTTGATTTCGACGGACCAGCAGCAATTAATAACAACTTTACAGGAGTTGGTTCTATTGGTTTTCCGATTGAAGTTGTAATTGCTTCCACATGGAACAAAGAACTTGCACAGACCTGGGGTGAATGCATGGGCAAGATCAGTCAGGAAATGGGTGCAGAAGGCTGGTATGCACCAGGTATGAATACTCACAGAACTGCATTTGGAGCAAGAAACTATGAATATTTTTCAGAAGATGGAGTTCTTGCAGGAAATATGGGTGCAAATGCAGTAGAAGGTGCAAGAAAATATGGAGTTTATTCTTACATTAAGCATTTCGCACTGTATGAGGGAAATGCAAAGATGGTAAGTGTCTGGTCAAATGAGCAGGCAATCCGGGAAATCTATCTGAAACCATTTGAAGTCTCTGTAAAACAGGGAGGCGCAAATGCGGTTATGGTTTCCTGGAGTTTCCTTGGAGATAAATGGACTGGGGAATGCAGTAATCTTATGAACACAGTTCTCAGAGATGAATGGGGCTTCAGGGGAATGGCACTTACAGATTTCTTCCGAAATAATGGCCACGGATTTATGAATGCAGATGCAGCTCTGGCAAATGGAGTAGATGCAATGTTGTCCACGTTCAACGGAGAAGAAAACAATGTAGCTAATCCGGAGCATCCGACATCTGTACTTCAGATGAGAAATGCCTGCAAAAATGTCATGTATACAGTTGTAAGCAGCTGGGCTTATGACGGAGAACACGAAGAAACAGGTATGGAAAACTGGAAAAAAGCAGGAATTGGTATCGATATTGTAGTGGCACTTCTTGCAGTAGGAATGGAAGTACTGATTATCAAAGGATATAAGAAAAGAAAAAATGCAGAATAA